TTTTTTTAAAGCAACAAGAGAACGTAATTTTTCGTTTCGAACAACAAAAACTTATTATTCTCATATATTTCAACTATTGGTTTTCACTGGAAAACTTCCCGTGAATGTTAAAACCAATGATTTGGATAAATATTTGGACCACTTGGTAACTGATCGCGGAGTGAAGGCCGCAAGTGTTAGGTCAGCCAGACAGGCATTTATCTTTTATTTCCGTGAAGTTAGACAACAATTCACGCAACTAAAATTTCCAAAAATGATGGTCGGATCCAAATTGCCGGAAGTTTTATCTGCAGACGAAACAAAGTCAATATTCAATGCACTTCCTAATAGAAAACATAAAATGTTACTTCTTATCAGTTACTCTTCTGGTTTGCGTGTAAGCGAAGTCATTCATTTAAAAATAACGGACATTGACTTAAAACGAAATATGGTACGCGTGGGACAAGGCAAAGGGAAAAAAGATAGGTATACGATCCTTGCCACATCTCTTATTGAAGAGTTAAAAGAATACCTTAAAGTAAGAGAATACAATTTACTCTTAAGACAAAGTTATAACGAAGTCCGGGCCAATCCTTGGTTATTTCCAGGTTCCGGAAATAGGCCGTTAAATATCAGAACGGCGGAGGCAATTTTTTCTAATGCGGCGAAAAAAGCAAATATTGGGAAAAAGGTAAGTTTCCATAGTTTAAGGCATGCCTTCGCCACACATTTGTTAGAACTTGGAACTGACTTACGAATGATCCAAACATTACTCGGACACGCAAGTGTCCGAACCACTCAAATTTATACAAAAGTGGCGCGGAGTCGGTTAGAAAACATTGTAAGCCCTTTGGATCGCTTTGCAGCCACAAAAGAAAATACGAATTCTCATCCTGACAAAAAAAATCAAAAATAAAATTCCTTCCACCCTTCCATTTCAAATCTATATTCAAACAAATGCACCTATCACTAACATTGCTTGACGAATTCTAATCTCGAATTAACTTTCAATCCGCAGCTTCATAACCCTCGAGTTAGATGATAACCATGAAACAACAACAACTTCTATTTTCGATTTTAACCCTATTTTTCTTCTCTTCCCAAGTTTATGCCCAAGTAAAACCCGAATTAGAAAACGAATGGATTCAATCCAAAAGTCTTGGCCCCATAATTGATGAAAATTCCATTCAATGGAATTTTATTGCCAATGTGAAAGTAGACAATCTAGAAAGTATCCATGGTTACGAAGTCAATGGGTCGAAAAAATCAAAACAAATTTCAGGAACCTCAAAAATCACAAAAGGTATTCTATCATTATCCAGCCAACCTCTGACGGAAAAAGATTTTCTTTGGATTTATGAATTGGGAAACACGAGCCTCTTTTTTACCTTCGAAATCAGTAACAATAAAGGCGAAAAAAAGTTTTTGAACGTCCCCATCAACTTTTCAGAAAAAAGTAAAGAA
The genomic region above belongs to Leptospira terpstrae serovar Hualin str. LT 11-33 = ATCC 700639 and contains:
- a CDS encoding tyrosine-type recombinase/integrase encodes the protein MIKFCYSPKDNRFYLRFHFSKPIYSIAKSLPKGYYHSAEQCWSYPNDPNVIKQVLIAFSEHDIRIFPREIPKQCGLLEDFFKATRERNFSFRTTKTYYSHIFQLLVFTGKLPVNVKTNDLDKYLDHLVTDRGVKAASVRSARQAFIFYFREVRQQFTQLKFPKMMVGSKLPEVLSADETKSIFNALPNRKHKMLLLISYSSGLRVSEVIHLKITDIDLKRNMVRVGQGKGKKDRYTILATSLIEELKEYLKVREYNLLLRQSYNEVRANPWLFPGSGNRPLNIRTAEAIFSNAAKKANIGKKVSFHSLRHAFATHLLELGTDLRMIQTLLGHASVRTTQIYTKVARSRLENIVSPLDRFAATKENTNSHPDKKNQK